The Longimicrobiales bacterium nucleotide sequence CTTAGGCGGTCCGCGTGCACGACTACTCTACGCGGCGATCGATTCGGTTCAGGACAACCCGTACAACACCTACACGCAACGCGGGCTGCCGCCCGGACCCATCGGAGCCCCTGGCGAAGCCGCGATCGAAGCAGCCCTCTATCCGGTGACCGAGGAGTACATGTATTTCGTGGCCCGCCCTGATGGCTCTCATGTCTTCACGAAGACGCTGGCGGATCACAACCGAGCCAAGGCCGCGGCCCGTCGCGCCTGGGATGCCATCGGATCGGGCGACGAAGTTCCTTAGGCTGTGACCACTCCCGACCTCTCGGCGCGCCTCTCACTGATCGTCATCGTCGAGCGGACTTTGGCGGCACCCCGGAACGTATATTCCGTCGTTCAGTCCGCCCTCGATGCCGGCGCGCCGGCCGTTCAGCTGCGGAACAAGGGCGACTCCGCTGCTCAACAGATCGAGGCCGCCCGCACCTTACGTGCGATGACCCGCAAAAGCGGGGCGTTGCTGTTTGTCAACGACCGACTCGATGTGGCTCTAGCGGCAGAGGCCGACGGAGTGCACCTCGGCCCAAACGATATCCCGGTGGCAGCTGCTCGAGCGATGGCTCCGCGAAACTTCCTCATTGGTCGCTCGGCAGATGAGCCTGCAGTTGCCCGTCAGGCCGTTCGTGACGGCGCGTCGTACATCGGATGCGGAACCGTCTACGCGACCTCCACCAAGACCGATGCCGGTGATGTGATCGGACTGGATGGCCTTCAACGCGTTGCGGAGTCTGTGTGCGCTCCGGTCGTCGGGATCGGGGGGATCACGGTGGAA carries:
- the thiE gene encoding thiamine phosphate synthase, whose amino-acid sequence is MTTPDLSARLSLIVIVERTLAAPRNVYSVVQSALDAGAPAVQLRNKGDSAAQQIEAARTLRAMTRKSGALLFVNDRLDVALAAEADGVHLGPNDIPVAAARAMAPRNFLIGRSADEPAVARQAVRDGASYIGCGTVYATSTKTDAGDVIGLDGLQRVAESVCAPVVGIGGITVERVREVLGAGAAGVAVVGAVMAAKDPGEAVRRIFTARDS